A genomic stretch from Desulfotignum balticum DSM 7044 includes:
- a CDS encoding hydrogenase iron-sulfur subunit, protein MMTDTKIGVFLCKCGNEIAPLIDLPHLYSTIQPEVDYCEILSFPCLQPGLEKIMSAAAANRLNRIIIAGCEGRTMLKKFETALEPVDILKGQIDMVNLHSHVATVSDKSPLEKAAKAAKLIIASIAEMRVLKATEQKRARIDGPVVVVGNGISSFPAVRKITQAGIKCILSVPETDPDKIIRNLHLSYPGERPHYDRLKTLISDTLDSKDLTVFEHSRLTELVGVTGNYTLTFTLQNGQEETIKAGAIIAALDAELSPPGPEFGYDGRAVLIQSEMEEQITQNGTPKGQVVFWISDYEYGMPEHAMLSAKNAWSMAMHMKACSPETNVMIFHNEKMAIPLTGAERAVNRKAGIAWIPYDNAVRPSVQDGYVTFCNLKDHVEHELAWDFLVLSPKRGINGEAKTTARILGLIHKETPFLTGHHAKVRPEMIGREETYLAGSARYPCDLQEALNQGRKAGTRNVEMIEKSHAHQLLVPRIVCVVDPDKCVACGQCQELCDCGGIGIEKSTGGLPRIVDPMLCTGGGTCAAACPYGALVLQNNSTDQKEARIGALSRQMEPDEVVAMACVWGGLPAADNAHRRKMSYDPRTHILGIPCVGQIDPAVMAKAFLEGAPGLLLIGCLPEECHHSYGIDHAWNRVNLIKKLFELCGFDRRRIAIAHADMNKPEEFVKTVDSFNALIAALGPIPKTQANLDNLASIYQLCKYNTRIRTLLSVALRRPWEKTYRGDQRHALEFDRDFTAAIEEEFDFAESALNEPAFYRYA, encoded by the coding sequence ATGATGACCGATACAAAAATTGGCGTGTTTCTGTGTAAATGCGGAAACGAGATTGCGCCCCTGATTGATTTGCCCCATCTTTACAGCACCATTCAACCAGAAGTGGATTATTGTGAGATCCTCTCATTTCCATGCCTTCAACCGGGCCTGGAAAAAATCATGTCTGCGGCTGCCGCCAACCGGTTGAACCGCATCATCATTGCCGGCTGCGAAGGCCGCACCATGCTCAAAAAATTTGAAACCGCTCTTGAACCTGTTGATATTTTAAAGGGCCAGATTGATATGGTCAATCTCCACAGCCATGTGGCCACCGTATCAGACAAATCACCCCTGGAAAAAGCCGCAAAAGCCGCAAAACTGATCATTGCCTCCATTGCTGAAATGCGGGTACTCAAGGCAACCGAACAAAAGCGGGCCAGAATTGACGGCCCGGTGGTGGTGGTGGGCAACGGCATTTCCTCTTTTCCGGCTGTACGGAAAATCACCCAGGCCGGCATCAAATGTATTTTGTCGGTTCCTGAAACAGATCCGGACAAAATCATCCGGAACCTGCACCTTTCCTACCCGGGGGAACGCCCCCATTACGATCGTTTGAAAACCCTGATCTCAGACACCCTGGACAGCAAAGATCTGACGGTTTTTGAACACAGCCGGCTCACTGAACTTGTCGGTGTTACAGGAAACTATACATTGACCTTCACCCTTCAGAACGGACAGGAAGAAACCATAAAAGCAGGTGCGATCATCGCAGCACTGGACGCTGAATTGTCACCGCCGGGTCCCGAGTTCGGCTATGACGGCCGCGCCGTTCTCATTCAATCTGAAATGGAGGAACAGATTACCCAGAACGGCACCCCAAAAGGACAGGTGGTCTTCTGGATCAGTGACTATGAATACGGCATGCCTGAACATGCAATGCTTTCAGCAAAAAACGCATGGTCAATGGCCATGCATATGAAAGCATGCTCTCCTGAAACCAATGTCATGATTTTTCACAACGAAAAAATGGCCATTCCTTTGACCGGAGCGGAAAGAGCGGTCAACCGGAAAGCGGGAATTGCCTGGATACCTTATGACAATGCGGTCCGCCCCTCTGTCCAGGACGGCTATGTGACCTTCTGCAACCTCAAAGATCATGTGGAGCACGAGCTTGCCTGGGATTTTCTGGTGCTCTCCCCCAAAAGAGGGATCAACGGTGAAGCAAAGACCACGGCCCGGATACTGGGACTGATTCACAAAGAAACGCCTTTTTTGACCGGACATCACGCCAAGGTCAGACCGGAAATGATCGGCAGGGAGGAAACCTATCTGGCCGGCAGTGCCCGATACCCGTGCGACCTGCAGGAAGCATTGAACCAGGGCAGAAAAGCAGGCACCAGAAACGTGGAGATGATTGAAAAATCACACGCCCATCAACTGCTGGTGCCCCGCATTGTCTGTGTGGTGGATCCTGACAAATGTGTGGCCTGCGGCCAGTGCCAGGAATTGTGCGACTGCGGCGGCATCGGTATCGAGAAGTCAACCGGGGGCCTGCCCAGGATCGTTGACCCCATGCTGTGCACCGGCGGCGGCACCTGCGCCGCAGCCTGTCCCTATGGTGCGCTGGTGCTCCAGAATAACAGTACCGACCAGAAAGAAGCCAGAATCGGCGCTCTTTCCAGACAGATGGAACCTGATGAAGTGGTGGCCATGGCCTGTGTCTGGGGCGGACTGCCTGCTGCAGACAATGCCCACCGCAGAAAAATGTCCTATGACCCGCGCACCCATATACTGGGTATCCCCTGTGTGGGCCAGATCGATCCGGCTGTCATGGCCAAAGCATTTCTGGAAGGTGCGCCCGGCTTGCTGCTCATCGGCTGCCTGCCTGAAGAGTGTCACCATTCCTATGGCATCGACCATGCCTGGAACCGGGTGAATCTGATAAAAAAGCTGTTTGAATTGTGCGGGTTTGACCGCCGCAGGATCGCCATTGCCCATGCAGATATGAACAAACCCGAAGAGTTTGTCAAAACAGTGGATTCCTTCAATGCCCTGATTGCAGCCCTGGGACCGATCCCGAAAACCCAGGCCAATCTGGACAACCT
- a CDS encoding 2Fe-2S iron-sulfur cluster-binding protein — protein sequence MITFTINDQKVTAKKGWTVLETAREYGIEIPTLCHHPAVKPSGACRLCMVELKEKNWSKLVASCIYPVAEGINVYTETPRVHNVRRWILEMLLASCPASPEISALAQAHGVVSTRFKIHDPSQTCMICGLCQRICEEVVGLSAIAVVDRGVHKKVGSPFMRPTDVCVACGCCLTVCPTGAMKDIFDTVRGEPKMPLTQLAM from the coding sequence GTGATTACATTTACGATAAATGATCAGAAAGTAACCGCCAAAAAAGGGTGGACGGTTCTTGAAACAGCCCGGGAATACGGCATCGAGATTCCCACCCTGTGTCATCATCCCGCTGTCAAACCCAGCGGTGCCTGCCGCCTGTGCATGGTGGAACTCAAAGAGAAAAACTGGTCCAAGCTGGTGGCATCCTGTATCTATCCGGTGGCAGAAGGCATCAATGTCTATACCGAAACCCCCCGGGTCCATAATGTGCGGCGGTGGATTTTGGAAATGCTGCTGGCCTCATGTCCGGCCAGCCCGGAAATCAGTGCTTTGGCCCAGGCCCACGGGGTGGTATCCACACGGTTCAAGATCCATGACCCGTCCCAGACCTGCATGATCTGCGGTCTGTGCCAGCGGATCTGTGAAGAAGTGGTGGGCCTGTCCGCCATTGCCGTGGTGGACAGGGGGGTGCACAAGAAAGTGGGCTCTCCGTTTATGCGGCCCACCGATGTGTGTGTGGCCTGCGGCTGCTGTCTCACTGTTTGCCCCACAGGCGCCATGAAGGATATCTTTGATACCGTAAGAGGTGAACCCAAAATGCCGCTGACACAGCTGGCCATGTAA
- a CDS encoding NADH-quinone oxidoreductase subunit NuoF yields the protein MHDHALAEQSDALRLRSLDDLNRLRKQILDKRDPDQPEIVVCHGTGCLANGSADVSAAIRSALDASGIEAKVVPGIKTTGCQGFCSHGPLVVIRPRGIFYQKVKPKDAKEIIEKTIVQGDVVKRLLYKNPTDGEKILHEQDIPFYKRQTRVVLHNIGKIDPTDISDTIASGGYQALAKALTTMTPEQVVQEIETSGLRGRGGAGFPTGRKWRSALTAIEKKGRPVYVVVNGDEGDPGAFMDRTIMEGDPHAVLEGLILGAYALGANQGYLYVRAEYPLAIKHLTIAMEQARAYGLLGDNILNSGFSFDARINRGAGAFVCGESTALFTSIEGNPGNPRPKYVRSVEEGLWGRPTVLNNVETWANIPLIVNKGGDWYAKIGVPHSTGTKVFSLVGKVNNVGLVEVPMGVPLSTIVEDIGGGVPGGAPFKAVQTGGPSGGCIPYELKDTPVDFDSLTKAGSMMGSGAMIVMDNRDCVVDVGRYFLRFLEEESCGKCMPCRLGLSRMREILDNFSEGKGSEKDIEDLLSLSKAIQDSALCALGSSAPNPVLTTLKYFKDEYLAHVTRQKCPAGVCKNLITYSIDPELCTGCTSCAKQCPVGCIEGEKKKPHAIDTGLCIRCGICMDTCKFNAVNVI from the coding sequence ATGCATGATCACGCCCTTGCAGAACAATCAGATGCTTTGCGTCTCAGATCGCTTGATGATCTGAACCGCTTGAGAAAACAGATTCTGGACAAAAGAGATCCGGACCAGCCGGAAATCGTGGTCTGCCATGGCACCGGCTGCCTGGCCAACGGCAGTGCCGATGTCAGTGCGGCCATCCGGTCCGCCCTTGATGCATCCGGTATTGAGGCCAAAGTGGTTCCGGGAATCAAGACCACCGGGTGCCAGGGGTTTTGTTCCCACGGCCCGCTGGTGGTGATCCGTCCCCGGGGCATCTTTTACCAGAAAGTCAAACCAAAAGATGCCAAAGAGATCATTGAAAAAACCATTGTCCAGGGGGATGTGGTCAAACGCCTGCTTTACAAGAATCCCACGGACGGCGAAAAAATCCTCCATGAACAGGATATCCCGTTTTACAAACGCCAGACCCGGGTGGTACTGCATAACATCGGTAAAATCGATCCCACAGATATCAGCGATACCATCGCGTCCGGCGGATATCAGGCCCTGGCCAAAGCCCTGACCACCATGACCCCGGAACAGGTGGTGCAGGAAATCGAAACTTCCGGTCTCAGAGGACGGGGCGGCGCAGGATTTCCCACCGGAAGAAAATGGCGCAGCGCCCTCACTGCCATCGAGAAAAAAGGGCGGCCGGTGTACGTGGTAGTGAACGGCGACGAAGGGGATCCCGGCGCGTTCATGGACCGCACCATCATGGAAGGGGATCCCCATGCCGTGCTGGAAGGATTGATCCTTGGCGCCTATGCCCTTGGTGCGAACCAGGGCTATCTGTATGTCCGGGCCGAATATCCGCTGGCCATCAAACATCTGACCATTGCCATGGAACAGGCCAGGGCCTATGGGCTGCTCGGGGACAATATCCTGAACTCCGGATTTTCATTTGATGCCCGGATCAACCGAGGGGCGGGCGCGTTTGTCTGCGGTGAATCCACCGCGTTGTTCACCTCCATAGAAGGAAATCCCGGCAACCCCAGACCCAAATATGTCAGGTCTGTGGAAGAAGGCCTGTGGGGAAGGCCCACCGTGCTCAACAATGTGGAGACATGGGCCAACATCCCTTTGATTGTGAACAAAGGCGGAGACTGGTATGCCAAAATCGGTGTGCCCCACAGCACCGGTACCAAAGTGTTCTCCCTGGTGGGCAAGGTGAACAATGTGGGCCTGGTGGAGGTGCCCATGGGGGTGCCGCTGTCCACCATTGTGGAAGATATCGGCGGCGGCGTTCCCGGCGGTGCCCCTTTTAAAGCGGTCCAGACCGGCGGCCCCAGCGGCGGGTGCATTCCCTATGAATTAAAAGACACCCCCGTGGATTTTGATTCATTGACAAAGGCGGGTTCCATGATGGGGTCCGGGGCCATGATCGTCATGGATAACAGAGACTGTGTGGTGGATGTGGGGCGGTATTTTCTGCGGTTTCTGGAAGAGGAATCCTGCGGGAAATGCATGCCGTGCCGACTGGGATTATCACGGATGCGGGAAATTCTGGACAATTTTTCAGAAGGCAAAGGGTCTGAAAAAGACATCGAGGATCTGTTGAGCCTGTCCAAAGCCATCCAGGACAGCGCGTTGTGCGCCCTTGGTTCCAGCGCCCCCAACCCGGTGCTCACGACCCTCAAATACTTCAAAGATGAATACCTGGCCCATGTCACCCGGCAAAAGTGCCCGGCCGGGGTCTGTAAGAACCTGATCACCTATTCGATTGACCCGGAACTGTGCACGGGGTGCACCAGTTGCGCCAAACAATGTCCTGTCGGCTGTATTGAAGGAGAAAAGAAAAAACCCCATGCCATTGATACCGGTTTATGCATCAGATGCGGTATCTGCATGGATACCTGCAAATTTAACGCTGTTAACGTCATATGA
- the pspF gene encoding phage shock protein operon transcriptional activator has translation MVEYTTYEAIGQSEAFIEFQEQISRVAPVDRPVMVIGERGTGKELAAARIHFLSKRWEKPLVTLNCAALTPTLIGSELFGYEKGAFTGAGTRTAGRFEQAAGGTLFLDEIGTIPMEVQEKILRAVEYGTFERVGSARPVQVDVRIVAATHADLPAMVKSGTFKQDLLDRLSFEVIHVPPLRCRKEDILVLARHFATRMAFELGREPLPELTESAENALISYPWPGNVRELKNVVERAVYKHDTHRIHEICFDPFENPFGHPDKEMKPKGPARDFPEWVQTSKSVEDQSMGHLTTLPLKAAVQALETLRVKDALKQTRFHQKKAAALLGLTYDQFRGIKNRLGI, from the coding sequence ATGGTTGAATATACCACATACGAAGCCATCGGCCAGTCCGAGGCGTTTATTGAGTTTCAGGAGCAGATTTCCCGGGTGGCGCCGGTGGACCGGCCGGTCATGGTGATCGGGGAACGGGGTACGGGCAAGGAACTGGCTGCGGCTCGAATTCATTTTCTTTCCAAAAGGTGGGAAAAACCCCTGGTGACGCTTAATTGTGCGGCCCTGACTCCGACTTTGATCGGATCGGAATTGTTCGGATATGAAAAAGGGGCGTTTACCGGGGCCGGGACCCGCACTGCCGGCCGGTTTGAACAGGCAGCCGGCGGGACTCTGTTTCTGGATGAAATCGGCACCATTCCCATGGAGGTTCAGGAGAAAATTCTGCGGGCCGTGGAGTACGGTACCTTCGAGCGGGTGGGATCTGCGCGTCCGGTGCAGGTGGATGTGCGCATCGTGGCCGCCACCCATGCCGATCTGCCTGCCATGGTAAAAAGCGGCACATTCAAGCAGGACCTTCTGGACCGCCTGAGTTTCGAGGTGATCCATGTGCCGCCGCTGCGGTGCCGCAAAGAGGATATTCTGGTGCTGGCCCGTCATTTTGCCACCCGAATGGCGTTTGAACTGGGCCGGGAGCCGCTGCCCGAACTGACGGAATCCGCTGAAAATGCACTGATCTCATACCCCTGGCCGGGCAATGTCCGGGAGTTGAAAAATGTGGTGGAAAGAGCGGTCTACAAACATGACACCCACCGGATCCATGAGATCTGTTTTGATCCGTTTGAAAATCCATTTGGACATCCGGATAAAGAAATGAAACCAAAGGGCCCGGCCCGGGATTTCCCCGAATGGGTGCAGACATCAAAAAGCGTTGAAGACCAAAGTATGGGACATCTGACGACCTTACCTTTGAAAGCCGCGGTTCAGGCCCTGGAAACCCTTCGGGTCAAAGACGCGTTAAAACAAACCCGGTTTCACCAGAAAAAAGCGGCAGCCCTGCTGGGCTTGACCTATGATCAGTTCAGGGGGATCAAAAACCGTTTAGGCATCTGA
- a CDS encoding sigma-54-dependent Fis family transcriptional regulator yields MKGNTSNSLINADEGLVVLDRSLGIMSFNPAAREIITPELRYGQKLNFSSFIAGPDLSIIKDAVDATLHQGRTRVDAIAALKTASGKSIFIRYAVHPLYETSRMIIGLIFSFKQVSTPLESHNTTDDISNKALIKHQSLLEALPEGVFTINTKWRIASFNKTAEEITGYSRKEVLGRYCWEVFRSDLCDIGCPLRTAIETGQSEMDQDIRILKKEGARLTILVNIGVLKDEHGRVAGAVETFRPLTGERNQPDKTKHPHAFSHIIGNSRPIQQLFALMPDLAASEVNVFITGESGTGKELFARTLHDNSSRAKHPFVAVNCSALAESVLESELFGHEKGAFTGATRARPGRFERVKKGTLFLDEIGELKPSLQIKLLRVLEQREFERVGGTETLPLEARIISATNRNLTRALKDGSFREDFYYRLRTVPLAIPPLRERKEDIPLLVRYYIRFFNTTFKKTVKGVDPKVMALFSDYDWPGNVRELERTIEHAFVFVKGPIIRLENLPRLEMAGKLTAAETPHNAKQGRNTETILKALEKSDGNRQKAADLLGISRTSLWRKMKTLGLLD; encoded by the coding sequence GTGAAGGGCAACACAAGTAATTCATTGATCAATGCGGACGAAGGCCTGGTGGTGCTGGACAGGTCCCTGGGAATAATGAGCTTTAATCCGGCGGCCCGGGAAATCATCACCCCTGAACTCAGGTATGGCCAAAAACTGAATTTCAGTTCCTTTATCGCCGGCCCCGATCTGTCGATAATAAAAGATGCGGTTGACGCGACACTCCACCAGGGCAGAACCCGGGTGGATGCAATAGCCGCGCTGAAAACCGCATCCGGCAAATCTATTTTCATCCGTTATGCCGTTCACCCCCTGTATGAAACCAGCCGGATGATCATCGGCCTTATTTTTTCCTTTAAGCAGGTTTCAACACCTCTGGAATCCCATAATACCACAGATGACATCTCCAACAAGGCGTTGATCAAGCATCAGTCTTTGCTGGAAGCATTACCCGAAGGGGTGTTCACCATTAACACAAAATGGCGGATCGCCTCTTTCAACAAAACCGCTGAAGAAATCACCGGCTATTCCAGAAAAGAGGTGCTTGGCCGCTATTGCTGGGAAGTTTTCCGCTCAGATCTGTGTGATATCGGATGTCCGTTGCGAACCGCCATTGAAACCGGCCAATCAGAGATGGACCAGGATATCCGCATTTTAAAAAAAGAGGGAGCCCGACTGACCATACTGGTGAATATCGGTGTTCTCAAGGATGAGCACGGGCGGGTTGCCGGGGCAGTGGAAACCTTCCGGCCATTGACCGGTGAAAGAAATCAGCCTGACAAAACAAAACACCCCCATGCTTTTTCACATATCATTGGAAACAGCCGGCCCATTCAACAGCTTTTTGCACTGATGCCGGACCTGGCCGCCAGTGAGGTCAATGTGTTTATTACCGGTGAAAGCGGTACGGGAAAAGAGCTGTTTGCGCGCACGCTACATGACAATTCCTCCCGGGCAAAACATCCTTTTGTCGCGGTCAACTGCTCTGCCCTTGCCGAAAGTGTTCTGGAATCAGAGCTGTTCGGCCATGAAAAAGGCGCCTTTACCGGTGCCACAAGGGCCAGGCCCGGCAGGTTTGAACGGGTGAAAAAAGGGACCCTTTTTCTGGATGAAATCGGTGAACTCAAACCCAGCCTGCAGATCAAACTGCTCCGGGTTCTGGAACAAAGAGAATTCGAGCGGGTCGGCGGCACTGAAACCCTTCCGCTGGAGGCCCGCATTATCAGCGCCACCAACCGGAACCTTACCCGGGCTTTGAAGGACGGCTCTTTCAGGGAAGATTTCTACTACCGGTTAAGAACCGTGCCCCTGGCCATTCCGCCCCTCAGGGAACGCAAAGAAGACATCCCTTTACTGGTGCGGTATTATATCCGGTTTTTTAACACCACATTCAAAAAAACAGTGAAGGGGGTTGACCCGAAAGTAATGGCCCTGTTTTCAGATTATGACTGGCCGGGCAATGTCCGGGAACTGGAAAGAACCATTGAACATGCCTTTGTTTTTGTCAAAGGACCCATTATCCGGCTGGAAAACCTGCCGCGTCTGGAAATGGCCGGCAAACTGACTGCCGCTGAAACACCCCATAACGCAAAGCAGGGTCGGAATACAGAAACCATTTTAAAGGCCCTTGAAAAATCAGATGGCAACCGGCAGAAGGCTGCGGATCTGCTGGGTATCAGCCGCACTTCCCTGTGGCGGAAGATGAAAACCCTGGGCTTGCTGGACTGA
- the pspC gene encoding envelope stress response membrane protein PspC, which yields MRYHYKRRHHASGFGRGNQPNRRFRDRFNDITGDRRIYRSRRGILLGVCRGLAEHFNLSVFWVRVAFLLIFVFTGFWPVGVIYIIAGLILKPAPVVPFQNETDQEFYQSYTTSRESALQRLKRKFDNIDQRIRRMEHTVTSRDFDL from the coding sequence ATGAGATATCATTATAAACGAAGACATCACGCATCCGGGTTCGGCCGGGGCAACCAGCCAAACCGGCGATTCCGGGACCGGTTCAATGACATCACCGGAGACCGCCGCATCTACCGCTCCAGAAGAGGAATTCTGTTAGGCGTATGCCGGGGGCTGGCCGAACATTTCAATCTGAGCGTCTTCTGGGTTCGGGTGGCGTTTTTACTGATCTTTGTGTTCACCGGATTCTGGCCCGTCGGGGTGATCTACATCATTGCCGGACTGATTCTGAAACCGGCCCCGGTGGTACCGTTTCAAAACGAAACCGACCAGGAGTTCTACCAGTCTTATACCACCTCCAGGGAATCGGCCCTCCAGCGCCTTAAGCGAAAATTCGACAACATCGACCAGCGCATCCGGCGCATGGAGCACACGGTCACCTCCAGGGATTTTGACCTGTAA
- a CDS encoding complex I 24 kDa subunit family protein: MSDNALYIDEMMDQYPAKPESLIVILQEIQNKYGFISGDAMRLASEHVHVPLTQAYAVATFYQSFRLDPVGEHEIKVCLGTACHLKGGQRLVEDLERRLHVESGGTTEDMRFTLNTVNCVGACALAPVVSVDNQYHPNATAKKMEKVLKSLTDPSLEEMEGTGNA, translated from the coding sequence ATGTCTGACAACGCCCTTTATATCGACGAAATGATGGATCAGTATCCAGCCAAACCGGAATCCCTGATTGTTATTTTGCAGGAAATTCAAAACAAGTACGGCTTCATCTCCGGTGATGCCATGCGCCTGGCCAGCGAGCATGTGCATGTGCCCCTGACCCAGGCCTATGCCGTGGCCACATTCTACCAGTCTTTCCGCCTGGATCCCGTCGGAGAACATGAAATCAAGGTCTGTTTGGGAACCGCCTGTCATCTCAAAGGGGGCCAGCGCCTGGTGGAGGATCTGGAAAGAAGGCTTCATGTAGAATCCGGGGGCACCACCGAAGACATGCGGTTTACCCTGAATACAGTGAACTGTGTCGGTGCCTGCGCCCTGGCACCGGTGGTGTCTGTTGACAACCAATACCACCCCAATGCCACGGCCAAAAAAATGGAAAAGGTATTGAAGTCATTAACCGATCCGTCACTCGAAGAGATGGAGGGAACAGGAAATGCATGA
- a CDS encoding PspA/IM30 family protein yields MGIFTRFRDIVSANINAMLDRAEDPEKLIKLMIREMEDTLVELKSSCAGTIASQKKVSRLLEETCDKEAFWDQKAALAVSRGRDDLARQALLEKRRFSQRCEAVEQELTELKSIVAQYQDDIQELENKLKSAREKQRMLVQRHIRAQRKKKAHQEIRRVDSAQVVQRFDEMESNIERMEAEADLVNFGRKSDIEAAFEELSADDEIEQQLTELKSSQTRPKDDTVSH; encoded by the coding sequence ATGGGTATTTTTACACGATTCAGAGACATTGTATCCGCCAACATCAACGCCATGCTGGACCGGGCCGAAGACCCGGAAAAACTCATCAAGCTGATGATCAGGGAAATGGAAGACACCCTGGTGGAACTTAAATCCTCCTGTGCCGGCACCATTGCCAGCCAGAAAAAAGTGTCCCGGCTGCTGGAGGAAACCTGTGACAAGGAAGCATTCTGGGATCAAAAAGCGGCGCTGGCAGTATCCAGGGGCAGAGATGACCTGGCCCGGCAGGCCTTACTGGAAAAAAGGCGGTTTTCCCAGCGATGCGAGGCCGTGGAACAGGAGCTGACCGAGCTCAAATCCATTGTGGCACAGTACCAGGATGATATCCAGGAACTGGAGAACAAACTTAAATCCGCCCGGGAAAAACAACGCATGCTGGTACAGCGTCATATCCGGGCCCAGCGCAAGAAAAAGGCCCACCAGGAAATCCGGCGCGTGGACTCAGCCCAGGTCGTACAGCGATTCGATGAAATGGAATCCAATATCGAGCGTATGGAAGCGGAAGCCGACCTGGTAAACTTCGGCAGGAAATCCGACATTGAAGCCGCGTTTGAGGAACTGTCCGCAGATGATGAAATCGAGCAGCAGCTGACGGAATTAAAATCCTCCCAAACCCGGCCCAAAGATGATACAGTCAGCCACTAA
- a CDS encoding sigma 54-interacting transcriptional regulator, whose protein sequence is MRSDKTGIIALSSEFSVMGINRQACRMLEIAPAPGTDCPLEKIVDTKSLAAAGRLFADAIEKKAPVKDAVICLVNASGRPFHCHVSALPLMSKHQSAIGVILSFKAIDVQNRAETSPASLTYLPRLGYQGVVDSLPEGVFSIDREWRVNGFNKTAETLTGHARDDIIGKYCWQVFQSGACQHNCPLADIFKNGRSWENQETTIRTHTGSVRKIRFNAGPLKTADGRVVGAVESFRLLPTKKENKRPSLDAFTFQGMIGKNAAMTSLFAMLTDVAASKADVLITGESGTGKELVARAIHTLSHPDAKTFVAVNCSALPETLLESELFGHEKGAFTGADQMKQGRFELAGNGTLFLDEIGELKPALQVKLLRVLEQKEFERVGGSSPITLFARVIAATNQDLDKAMACGRFREDLYYRLRTIPLRVPPLRERIEDIPLLVDHFINTFNLKYDKNVRLVDPKVMDFFKTYHWPGNIRELERCMEHAFVFVRGPIIFPRYLPEMEDFTGQKPPGPGKKINPDQENLLWALEKADGNRAQAAKLLTISRTSLWRKMKGAGLI, encoded by the coding sequence ATGCGGTCTGATAAGACCGGCATCATCGCATTATCTTCAGAATTCAGTGTGATGGGGATCAACCGGCAGGCATGCCGGATGCTGGAAATTGCACCGGCCCCCGGGACTGACTGCCCCCTTGAAAAAATAGTGGACACAAAATCTCTGGCAGCTGCCGGCAGGCTTTTTGCCGATGCCATTGAAAAAAAGGCCCCTGTCAAAGATGCCGTCATCTGCCTGGTCAATGCATCCGGCAGACCGTTTCACTGCCATGTTTCAGCCCTTCCGCTGATGTCAAAACATCAGTCAGCCATCGGCGTCATCCTGAGTTTCAAGGCGATAGACGTCCAAAACCGGGCGGAAACATCTCCCGCCTCTCTGACATATCTGCCGAGACTGGGATACCAGGGGGTGGTGGACAGCCTGCCTGAGGGCGTTTTTTCCATTGACCGGGAATGGCGGGTCAACGGGTTCAACAAAACCGCTGAAACACTGACCGGGCATGCACGGGATGATATCATCGGCAAATACTGCTGGCAGGTGTTTCAGTCCGGGGCCTGTCAACATAACTGTCCTCTGGCAGATATTTTCAAGAACGGCCGGTCATGGGAAAACCAGGAAACCACCATACGGACCCACACCGGATCTGTCCGGAAAATCCGTTTCAATGCCGGTCCCTTGAAAACGGCTGACGGCCGTGTTGTGGGGGCGGTTGAAAGTTTCCGGCTGCTGCCCACGAAAAAGGAAAACAAACGGCCTTCTCTGGATGCATTTACGTTTCAGGGGATGATCGGCAAAAACGCGGCCATGACATCCCTTTTCGCCATGCTCACAGATGTGGCGGCAAGCAAAGCAGATGTGCTTATAACCGGTGAAAGCGGTACCGGCAAGGAACTGGTGGCCAGGGCCATTCATACCCTTTCCCATCCGGATGCGAAAACCTTTGTGGCGGTCAACTGTTCGGCTCTGCCTGAAACCCTTCTGGAATCAGAGCTGTTCGGTCATGAAAAAGGGGCTTTTACCGGGGCGGATCAAATGAAACAGGGCCGGTTTGAACTGGCAGGAAACGGCACCCTGTTTCTGGATGAAATCGGTGAATTAAAACCCGCTCTCCAGGTCAAGCTGCTCAGGGTTTTGGAGCAGAAGGAATTTGAACGGGTGGGGGGCAGTTCACCCATAACGCTTTTTGCCAGGGTCATTGCGGCCACCAATCAGGATCTGGACAAAGCCATGGCCTGCGGCCGTTTCAGAGAAGATCTCTATTACCGGCTCAGAACCATCCCTTTACGGGTTCCGCCCCTGCGGGAGCGTATTGAGGATATCCCCTTGCTGGTGGACCATTTCATCAACACATTCAACCTTAAATATGACAAAAACGTCCGGCTGGTGGATCCCAAGGTGATGGATTTTTTCAAAACATATCACTGGCCGGGAAATATCAGGGAACTGGAGCGCTGCATGGAACATGCGTTTGTCTTTGTCAGAGGCCCCATCATCTTTCCCCGGTATCTGCCGGAAATGGAAGATTTCACCGGACAAAAACCCCCGGGTCCGGGCAAAAAAATTAATCCTGATCAGGAAAATCTGCTGTGGGCTCTGGAAAAAGCGGACGGAAACAGAGCACAGGCGGCCAAACTTTTGACCATAAGCCGCACTTCCCTGTGGCGGAAAATGAAAGGTGCCGGCCTGATATAG